AGCTAAGATCGATTCAACTCCACTTGAAGCATCAAGATATGATAAGCATGCTGATTACAATCCACATTATGGATGTAAGATGGACAAAGCCCATATTACAATGATAGGAACTTATCCAGTGTTCATGACACATACAAATGGCAAAGCAGGAGATACTCATGAACTCATCAAACACATTCAAGCATTGAAGAAAATGAATGCTGATATTGACATGTATTCTGCAGATACGGGTTATAAAGCATTCAAGAATCATGCAGATATCTGGTATCATTTGAATGCAAGGCCAGTTATTGCATATCCAAAAAATGCTGTGATCAGCAAAGAGGGTGAAATGGACAGAATCAATCATTGGGTGAATAAAATGTGGTTTCTAGGTGGGAATATACTTGCAAGCACTGAAGAAAAACTAAAATTCCTATATGAGATTGGAATGTCTAAACAGGTTGGAATGAACTTACGAAATCAAAATATGAGGGATCAATCGTTCTATGAGCTATACAAGAAAAGAGGAGAATGCGAATCAAAGCACGGACACATTAAGGATGTAGTCAAGTTTGATATAAGAAGAATCAGAGTAGAGAGTAGAAAGCTCTACTCTCTACTGAATTTTGTAGCGTATCAGTTGCTTGTACTTACAGAAATACAAAATGGATTTGAGAAAAGAAATTCATTTGGAAGCTTTTATTGAAAATGTCTGTCTAATTAGAATGGAGGGA
The sequence above is a segment of the uncultured Methanolobus sp. genome. Coding sequences within it:
- a CDS encoding transposase, whose amino-acid sequence is MAKKSIMYGGVHFEDSIENYLNRESASICQFLHFLCIEDISKHVERAYYANNSWHFKYSISSMIKLFIVMCFRQLSYEKTIASLSNEEAILLAFYGDNDLVKLPSPKTLHNFVKYRLGDEGINEIMMLVGERILNLTQIKEAKIDSTPLEASRYDKHADYNPHYGCKMDKAHITMIGTYPVFMTHTNGKAGDTHELIKHIQALKKMNADIDMYSADTGYKAFKNHADIWYHLNARPVIAYPKNAVISKEGEMDRINHWVNKMWFLGGNILASTEEKLKFLYEIGMSKQVGMNLRNQNMRDQSFYELYKKRGECESKHGHIKDVVKFDIRRIRVESRKLYSLLNFVAYQLLVLTEIQNGFEKRNSFGSFY